CGTTGGCCGTGGGGCTTACTCCCCAGCTTTTGCCCGCGATCATTAGCGTAAATCTTTCCCACGGTGCCAGAAGAATGGCGGAAAAAAAGGTGATCGTAAAGAGGCTCACCGCGATCGAGAATTTCGGAAATATGAATATTATCTGTTCGGATAAGACCGGAACATTGACGGAAGGCACCGTGCGTTTGGATTCCGCGACAGGTATCGATGGAAAACCCAGCGAAGATACGGCTTTAAACGCTTTTCTGAACGCTAGCTTCGAAACGGGGTTTTTGAATCCGATCGACGAATCGATTCGTAAGGATCTGAGTTTCGATATTTCTTCCTACAAAAAGGCGGATGAGATTCCCTACGATTTCTTAAGAAAGCGTCTGAGCATTCTCGTTTCCCAAGATTCCAAATATAGAATGATCACTAAGGGAGCCTTGTCCGAAATTCTTTCCGTTTGCAATTCCGCAAAAGGAGGAAGCGAAGGAGAAGAGGGTTGGGAAGAGGATAAGAAGAATATTCTAAATCGCTTCCAAGAATTGAGCGCTCGCGGCTTTCGGGTCTTAGGGATCTCCATAAAAGATATGGGAGAAGTCTCTCGGATCCAAAAATCGGACGAGCAAGGAATGGTGTTTCTAGGAATGCTTTCCTTTTTCGATCCTCCAAAACCGAACGTATCCAAAACGGTTTCTTCCCTAAAGGATTTGGGGGTTTCCTTAAAGGTAATTACGGGGGATAATCGTTATGTTGCGGCGAGTCTTTGTTCCCAAATAGGTATGCATTCTCCCAACACACTTACCGGTTCGGAACTGAATCGCCTCAGCGACGAGGCATTGGTACGTCTTGCTGGAAACGTGGACGTATTCGCGGAGATAGAACCGAATAGTAAGGAAAGAATCATCATCGCATTAAAAAAAGCGGGTAATGTCGTGGGATACATAGGCGACGGAATCAACGACGCGTCCGCGCTTCATTCCTCTGATGTGGGCATTTCTGTGGAATCCGCAGTCGACGTCGCGAAGAACGCCGCGGATATCGTTCTTCTGGAAAGGGATTTGGGAGTTCTTGTGGACGGTGTGAAAGAAGGAAGAGTCACTTTCGCAAATACTCTAAAATACGTTTTCATGGCCACCAGTGCTAATTTCGGAAATATGTTCAGTATGGCGGGAGCCTCCTTGTTTCTTCCTTTTTTGCCACTTCTTCCTAAGCAGATTCTTCTCACGAATTTTCTGACGGATTTTCCGGAAATGACTATTGCCTCGGATTCCGTGGACCCAGAAATGATTTCTTCTCCGAAACATTGGGATATCGCGGCGATTCGTAAGTTTATGATCGTTTTCGGTTTCTTGAGTTCTCTTTTCGATTATACCACTTTCGGGGTCCTACAATGGGTCTTGCAGGTGGATAACGAACAATTTCGCACAGGTTGGTTCATAGAATCCGTGATTTCGGCGGCTCTGATCGTTTTAGTGATTCGGACTAGAAACCCGTTTTTCCGGAGTCGCCCTGCCAATCCGTTGGTATTCGCTACTCTGGGCGTTTTGGCAATTACTTTAGCTTTCCCTTATACTCCTTTCGCTTCCGTTTTCGATCTCGTTCCCTTGCCGCCTAAGTTTCTCGCGATTTTGGGCGCAATCGTGGTTTTGTACGTTTTATTCGCGGAAATCGCAAAGAAGTTCTTTTATAAGAAAGTCTCGATCTAAATCGGAAGTCTTTTATGCAAGTGGATTCCTTCATCATTCGTAAAATCGCCAAGACTCTTATCGAGTATTCCGTAGTGATACTATTAGGCCTGTGTATCGTCTATCTGGATGAAAGCGAATTTTCGGGAATAGATATCAAGAATATCATCCTAGTTTGTGCTGGCTTCAAATCCGTGTATTTTTTCCGTAAGGGATTTCGAAAAATCGCGGAACTTACGCTAAGGGACGTCGAGTACTACGAGTTCCTGCTTTTTATCGCGTTTAATATAGGTGTGATTATCGTATCTTTCGGAGTCGATTATTTCTGTCTGTATAGGGCCGATCCGAAATCTTTCTCCGGGTTGGAGGAAGGAATGGGAGCCGGTGCCCTTGCTTTTAAGTTTTTTTATTTCAGTCTGATGATCTTCACTAATATTGGAATCGTGAAGGTCATTCCCGAAAGTACGGAGGCGGAAATCCTTTTGATACTCGAAGCAGCGATATCGTTCATAACGATTATCTTCGTTCTATCCGATTTTTTAAGTTTAAAGGAGTCTTTGTCCAGGATTTCTTCCGGCAATAGCGTAGGCGAGGGAGAAAAGAATGGGAGAAGATAAGGACAAGGACCTGCCGCATGCGCGTTCCTCCGCTTTCTCGTCGGAAATATTCTTAGGAGTCTATAAGGAAGAGATTTCCTTAAAGGAAGGGTTTTCTAAGATCCTATCCCAATTATATCCGGAATCCAAAGCCATTGCGGGTGAAATCTGGATTTTAGATCCGTCCGGAAAAATTCTGAAATCGGCGTCTAGAGTATTCGGATCCAAGGTCGATTCGGAGGAAAGGGAAATTCCAGTCTCCGATTTGATGCTTAGTGTTCTCGAAGCAAAATCCGAACAAATCGTAATTTACTCGGATCTAGAGGATTCGGATAGGGAATCTTTTTCAGGTTATTCGGAAAACGTCGGCTCTATATATGTCTCCCCCTTTTCGGACGAGGATAATGTCCTAGGCATATTCGTATTTTATTATGAAGGAAAGGAGCCCGAAGGCTCCGAAAAATTCCTACATTCTCT
This sequence is a window from Leptospira wolffii serovar Khorat str. Khorat-H2. Protein-coding genes within it:
- the mgtA gene encoding magnesium-translocating P-type ATPase; translation: MSEKKDPLDSLAFFWSLSPEECLTRLESQKDGITDEEARSRLTRFGRNRLHTKQERTGFSLFLSQFRSPIILLLLAASVLSFIVHASTDAIIILSIVFASGLLGFWQERGAIGAVAKLLGIVQVKSLVKREGVDREIPLEEVVPGDILVLNAGNIIPSDCLLLESKDLFVDEAAMTGETFPAEKSCESVSKEAALSKRSNSLWMGTHVISGEAKALAVHTGTHTEFGRISERLRLRPLENEFESGVRKFGFFLLHITLMLVLSIFLINVFLHRSVLESFMFSLALAVGLTPQLLPAIISVNLSHGARRMAEKKVIVKRLTAIENFGNMNIICSDKTGTLTEGTVRLDSATGIDGKPSEDTALNAFLNASFETGFLNPIDESIRKDLSFDISSYKKADEIPYDFLRKRLSILVSQDSKYRMITKGALSEILSVCNSAKGGSEGEEGWEEDKKNILNRFQELSARGFRVLGISIKDMGEVSRIQKSDEQGMVFLGMLSFFDPPKPNVSKTVSSLKDLGVSLKVITGDNRYVAASLCSQIGMHSPNTLTGSELNRLSDEALVRLAGNVDVFAEIEPNSKERIIIALKKAGNVVGYIGDGINDASALHSSDVGISVESAVDVAKNAADIVLLERDLGVLVDGVKEGRVTFANTLKYVFMATSANFGNMFSMAGASLFLPFLPLLPKQILLTNFLTDFPEMTIASDSVDPEMISSPKHWDIAAIRKFMIVFGFLSSLFDYTTFGVLQWVLQVDNEQFRTGWFIESVISAALIVLVIRTRNPFFRSRPANPLVFATLGVLAITLAFPYTPFASVFDLVPLPPKFLAILGAIVVLYVLFAEIAKKFFYKKVSI